From Lytechinus variegatus isolate NC3 chromosome 16, Lvar_3.0, whole genome shotgun sequence, the proteins below share one genomic window:
- the LOC121430137 gene encoding eukaryotic translation initiation factor 2A-like: protein MADVDWFSGEGGGDGGGGKSGKKNQKRRAKAKKSKNESSVSSQAPQVDPIEELRQRLADAKINKDQKLAGKLRQQLWIVQDLTAGVKPQVDPEDRDGQAMVKEFERTGIISLPSNNAASPESKVEEEVPQSGPVFFTPVAGGAVIEDKRLKNLNKKLKQIETLKEKQRKGEKLESNQLEKIKSEAAVHQEIQEIEELISKLSAQIKS, encoded by the exons ATGTTGATTGGTTTTCTGGTGAAGGGGGAGGAGATGGAGGAGGAGGTAAATCAGGGAAAAAGAATCAGAAGAGACGAGCCAAGGCTAAGAAGAGTAAGAATGAAAGCAGTGTTTCCTCCCAGGCACCTCAGGTTGATCCAATTGAAGAGCTCAGGCAGAGACTAGCTGATGCCAAAATCAATAAG GACCAGAAATTGGCAGGAAAACTCAGGCAACAACTTTGGATCGTTCAAGACTTAACAGCTGGAGTGAA ACCACAAGTAGATCCAGAAGACCGAGATGGACAAGCCATGGTGAAAGAGTTTGAAAGGACTGGTATCATATCTCTCCCCTCTAACAATGCAGCAAGCCCAGAGAGTAAGGTGGAAGAGGAGGTCCCGCAGTCTGGACCAGTCTTCTTTACCCCCGTAGCTGGCGGTGCGGTGATAGAAGACAAGAGACTGAAAAACCTGAACAAGAAGTTGAAGCAGATTGAGACTCTCAAGGAGAAGCAAAGGAAAGGGGAGAAACTAGAATCTAATCAG CTAGAGAAGATCAAATCAGAAGCTGCCGTCCACCAAGAAATCCAGGAGATCGAGGAACTCATCAGTAAACTTTCTGCTCAGATCAAGAGTTGA